The Phaenicophaeus curvirostris isolate KB17595 chromosome 27, BPBGC_Pcur_1.0, whole genome shotgun sequence genome has a segment encoding these proteins:
- the LOC138731470 gene encoding sentrin-specific protease 2-like: MSADCTVPQQVSKMEMFAAHRVENTVEDGRPGQLAAAENQNGSDISGDGLYELHPASVPCRKSPTLEVEANKSPDLGKKGDDFPPITEAMEREIEAAFSRGNPNDVLSSAFKMDIIHLDIWRLKRSRWLSAQIIHFYLNLVTERSKKEEYPAVQAFTIYFYCKLATRGYAAVKKYTEDVNLFTKHIVFVPVFMNCHFTLAVIDMRKKTIKYFDSAAVKRKNEICETLFKYLQEESQQKRHLELDRSEWTLRSMRSHEIPQQENGDDCGVFVCKYADYISRDRPLTFTQSDMPYFRKRMVWEIIHQQLL; encoded by the exons ATGTCAGCTGACTGCACGGTACCACAGCAG gttTCAAAGATGGAGATGTTTGCAGCTCACAG GGTGGAAAACACTGTGGAGGATGGGAGGCCAGGGCAGCTTGCCGCTGCAGAG AACCAGAATGGATCCGACATCTCAGGAGATGGGTTATACGAGTTACATCCAGCATCTGTTCCATGCAGAAAATCACCCACCCTTGAGGTTGAAGCAAACAAATCCCCAgacctgggaaaaaaaggagacgaCTTTCCTCCAATCACAGAG GCCATGGAGAGAGAGATCGAGGCCGCATTTAGCCGCGGGAATCCAAATGATGTCCTTAGCAGTGCCTTCAAAATGGACATCATTCATCTTGACATCTGGAGGCTGAAGAGATCTCGCTGGCTCAGTGCTCAG ATCATTCATTTTTACTTGAACCTTGTCACTGAAAGAAGCAAGAAGGAAGAGTATCCTGCAGTTCAAGCTTTTACTATTTACTTCTATTGCAAACTAGCTACTCGTGGATATGCAGCAGTGAAGAAATATACCGAAGATGTTAATCTCTTCACAAAGCATATTGTGTTTGTGCCTGTCTTCATGAACTGCCATTTTACTCTTGCG GTCATCGACATGAGAAAAAAGacaatcaaatattttgattctgcagcagtaaaaagaaagaacgAGATCTGTGAAACTCTATT CAAATACCTGCAAGAAGAAAGTCAGCAAAAAAGGCACCTGGAGCTCGATCGTTCAGAGTGGACGCTTCGCAGCATGCGGTCACAT GAAATCCCTCAGCAAGAAAATGGAGATGACTGTGGAGTTTTTGTATGCAAGTATGCAGATTACATCAGCCGAGACAGACCATTAACTTTTACACAG agtgaCATGCCATACTTCAGAAAGAGGATGGTCTGGGAGATcatccaccagcagctgctgtaa